A stretch of Lathyrus oleraceus cultivar Zhongwan6 chromosome 6, CAAS_Psat_ZW6_1.0, whole genome shotgun sequence DNA encodes these proteins:
- the LOC127094084 gene encoding uncharacterized protein LOC127094084, with the protein MISDSEGDSEYESELEYEFEFEVESDSEYESKSEDWSESEGSKEDSESEGSKYESESEDDSKAEDESESKGYSEDEEDFKDESDSEGEYDFDLDYDDDPESGTNPISRDGASEGGVFKGGSTSEDGQTSDIIHNQKEILNKFKGDKES; encoded by the coding sequence ATGATTTCTGAttctgaaggagactctgaatATGAGTCAGAGTTAGAAtatgaatttgaatttgaagtcGAGTCTGATTCTGAATATGAGTCAAAATCTGAAGATTGGTCAGAATCTGAAGGTTCTAAAGAAGATTCAGAATCTGAGGGTTCTAAATATGAGTCTGAGTCAGAAGATGACTCTAAAGctgaagatgagtcagagtcTAAAGGTTACTCTGAAGATGAAGAAGACTTTAAAGACGAgtctgattctgaaggtgaatATGATTTTGATCTAGATTATGATGATGATCCAGAATCTGGAACTAATCCAATCTCTAGAGATGGAGCTTCTGAAGGTGGAGTCTTTAAAGGTGGTTCAACTTCCGAGGATGGTCAAACATCTGATATTATACATAATCAGAAGGAGATTTTGAACAAGTTCAAAGGCGACAAAGAATCATAA